In the genome of Vicia villosa cultivar HV-30 ecotype Madison, WI linkage group LG7, Vvil1.0, whole genome shotgun sequence, one region contains:
- the LOC131620498 gene encoding pyruvate dehydrogenase E1 component subunit alpha, mitochondrial-like, which translates to MALSRFASSHFGSNFLKPASLLLSSQRHRSFSSSNETLTIETSIPFTSHNCEAPSRSVETSASELMSFFNDMVLMRRMEIAADSLYKAKLIRGFCHLYDGQEAVAVGMEAAINSKDCVITAYRDHCTFLSRGGTLFEIFSELMGRSGGCSKGKGGSMHFYRKVGGFYGGHGIVGAQVPLGVGLAFGQKYCKDPNVTFSLYGDGAANQGQLFEALNIAALWDLPAILVCENNHYGMGTAEWRSAKSPAYYKRGDYAPGLKVDGMDVLAVKQACKFAKEHALKSGPIILEMDTYRYHGHSMSDPGSTYRTRDEISGVRQERDPIERVRKLVLAHDISTEKELKDIEKEARKQVDEAITKAKESDMPDPSDLFTNVYVKGLGVEAYGADRKELKATLP; encoded by the exons ATGGCTCTCTCACGTTTCGCTTCATCTCACTTCGGATCCAACTTCCTCAAACCCGCTTCACTCCTCTTATCCTCCCAACGACACCGTTCCTTTTCCTCCTCCAACGAAACCCTAACCATCGAAACCTCAATCCCCTTCACCTCCCACAACTGCGAAGCGCCTTCGCGCTCCGTCGAAACCTCCGCATCAGAGCTCATGTCGTTCTTCAACGACATGGTCCTGATGCGGCGGATGGAGATCGCGGCAGATTCGCTCTACAAAGCGAAACTAATCCGCGGATTCTGTCATTTATATGACGGACAGGAGGCCGTTGCGGTGGGGATGGAGGCTGCGATTAATTCGAAGGACTGTGTGATTACTGCTTATAGAGATCATTGTACCTTTCTGAGCCGGGGTGGGACGTTGTTTGAGATTTTTTCAGAGCTTATGGGACGGAGCGGGGGGTGTTCGAAGGGGAAAGGGGGGTCGATGCATTTTTATAGGAAGGTTGGAGGGTTTTACGGTGGACATGGGATTGTTGGGGCTCAGGTTCCGCTTGGGGTTGGGTTGGCTTTTGGGCAGAAGTATTGTAAGGATCCGAATGTGACTTTTTCTTTGTATGGGGATGGGGCTGCTAATCAGGGGCAGTTGTTTGAGGCGCTTAATATTGCGGCTCTTTGGGATCTTCCTGCGATTTTGGTTTGTGAGAATAATCATT ATGGAATGGGAACTGCTGAATGGAGATCTGCTAAGAGTCCTGCTTATTACAAGCGTGGGGATTATGCTCCTGGATTGAAG GTAGATGGCATGGATGTTCTTGCAGTAAAGCAAGCTTGCAAGTTTGCAAAAGAACATGCTTTGAAGAGTGGCCCCATT ATTCTTGAAATGGACACATATAGATACCACGGCCACTCCATGTCTGATCCTGGTAGCACCTACCGCACACGTGATGAAATCAGTGGTGTTAGACAG GAGCGTGATCCAATTGAGAGAGTCAGAAAGCTGGTATTGGCTCACGATATTTCTACTGAAAAGGAACTAAAG GACATTGAAAAGGAAGCCAGAAAACAAGTTGACGAAGCCATTACCAAAGCAAAG GAAAGTGACATGCCAGACCCATCTGATCTATTTACCAATGTATATGTTAAAGGCTTAGGAGTTGAG GCATATGGTGCTGACAGGAAAGAGCTAAAAGCTACTTTGCCATAA
- the LOC131617163 gene encoding formin-like protein 4, with protein MTFNMILILCLHIFSIQICYCQNNSPQNIETFYQNGTTLVSSPPPPKAQPSPPQGLIAGSKSSSSNGEIAKAVAATAASTIVICGLIFIIVKRCLRKTKRNNIVSNVDRQQVDVPRGNVFEKIDGNVRGLIVDEDGLDVIYWRKLEEKNSNKDLYKDIIANSPKNKVEEDSHEEENQVKKSKYIQETPLLKGQSSSSHIFHEEEDLYRVPRIQSQPSKNEGFVKKGVEKQEFQSQPSVLQSIVAPPPPPPPPMKAAPPPPPPPMKAAPPPPPPMSSSKAISKTDQRNSLGKGVEEPNNDQVKLKPLHWDKVNTNAADHSMVWDKVDRGSFRVDQNLMEALFGYVATNRMSPKEKTNSTSPSNDASTKKFLLDPRKSQNIAIVLKSLAISRDKVLDALIEGKGLNGDTIEKLSRVSPTEEEKSLILQYKEDPSRLAAAESFLYHILTAVPSAFNRLNAMLFKLNYDSEVAEIKDSLQTIEFGCKELRSQGLFLKLLEAVLKAGNRMNDGTSRGNAQAFNLNSLRKLNDVKSNDGKTTLLHFVIEEVVHSEGKRAVLNRNNSLTRNMSRNRSSNMNGNIETNIVSDEKREREYTMIGLSIVGGISSEFNNVKKGANLDYKNLVESISTLSLRLIEVQELVSQCESGERGNFVKEMNHFIGNAEEELKLVREKEIIVLQILRKTTQYYESGGSKEKQENNLQLFVIVKDFLGMVDQVCIEIARDLQKKNPKGMSG; from the exons ATGACTTTCAACATGATCCTTATTTTGTGTCTTCACATTTTTTCAATACAAATCTGTTATTGCCAAAATAATTCTCCTCAAAACATAGAAACTTTCTACCAAAATGGAACAACTTTAGTATcttcaccaccaccaccaaaGGCACAACCTTCACCACCTCAAGGACTAATCGCGGGATCGAAAAGTAGTTCGTCGAACGGTGAGATAGCGAAAGCTGTGGCTGCAACTGCAGCAAGCACTATAGTTATTTGTGGTTTGATTTTCATTATAGTGAAAAGGTGtttgagaaaaacaaagagaaacaaCATTGTTTCTAATGTTGATAGGCAACAAGTTGATGTGCCTAGAGGgaatgtttttgaaaagattgaTGGAAATGTGAGAGGGTTGATTGTGGATGAGGATGGTTTGGATGTGATTTATTGGAGAAAACTTGAAGAGAAGAATTCTAACAAGGATCTTTATAAGGATATCATCGCGAATAGTCCGAAAAATAAAGTCGAAGAAGATAGTcatgaagaagaaaatcaagtgAAGAAATCTAAGTACATTCAAGAAACTCCTCTTCTTAaaggacaatcttcatcttcacATATATTTCATGAAGAGGAGGATCTATATAGAGTTCCAAGAATTCAATCTCAACCATCCAAAAATGAAGGATTTGTTAAAAAGGGTGTTGAAAAACAAGAATTTCAATCTCAACCATCCGTTTTGCAATCAATAGTtgcaccaccaccaccaccgcctCCTCCAATGAAGGCAGcaccgccacctcctcctcctccgatGAAGGCAGCACCGCCACCACCTCCTCCAATGTCATCATCGAAAGCTATCTCGAAGACCGATCAAAGAAACTCTTTAGGGAAAGGTGTGGAAGAACCCAACAATGATCAAGTGAAGTTGAAGCCTTTGCATTGGGATAAAGTGAATACTAATGCTGCTGATCATTCCATGGTTTGGGACAAAGTCGATCGCGGCTCGTTCAG ggttgaTCAAAATCTTATGGAAGCTCTCTTCGGTTATGTCGCAACGAATCGAATGTCACCTAAAGAAAAGACTAACTCAACAAGTCCAAGCAATGATGCCTCAACAAAAAAGTTCCTTCTTGATcctagaaaatcacaaaacattgCCATAGTTTTGAAATCACTAGCCATCTCGCGAGACAAAGTTCTTGACGCGCTCATAGAAGGAAAAGGCCTAAATGGAGACACAATTGAAAAGCTTTCAAGAGTTTCACcaacagaagaagagaaatcacTTATCCTTCAATACAAAGAAGATCCATCAAGACTTGCTGCAGCAGAATCTTTCCTATATCACATCCTCACCGCCGTTCCTTCAGCGTTTAACCGCTTGAACGCGATGCTATTCAAGTTGAACTATGACTCGGAGGTCGCGGAGATCAAGGATTCTTTGCAGACTATTGAATTTGGATGCAAAGAGCTTAGAAGCCAAGGACTTTTCTTGAAGCTTCTAGAAGCGGTTCTTAAGGCCGGGAATCGAATGAATGATGGAACTTCTAGAGGTAATGCACAAGCTTTTAACTTGAATTCACTAAGGAAACTCAATGATGTGAAAAGCAACGATGGAAAAACTACATTACTACACTTTGTTATCGAAGAAGTTGTTCATTCGGAAGGTAAACGCGCGGTTCTTAACCGAAATAACAGCCTAACACGAAACATGAGTCGAAATAGAAGCAGTAACATGAATGGAAACATCGAAACAAACATTGTTTCGGATGAAAAAAGAGAAAGGGAATACACAATGATAGGATTATCAATTGTGGGAGGAATAAGTTCAGAATTCAACAATGTTAAAAAAGGAGCAAATTTGGATTATAAGAATTTGGTTGAATCAATTTCAACACTATCTTTGAGACTAATTGAAGTTCAAGAACTTGTTTCACAATGTGAGAGTGGTGAAAGAGGAAATTTTGTGAAAGAAATGAATCATTTTATTGGAAATGCTGAGGAAGAATTGAAACTTGTTAGGGAGAAAGAAATAATTGTGTTGCAAATTCTTAGGAAAACAACACAATATTATGAAAGTGGAGGTTCAAaagagaaacaagaaaacaatctTCAACTATTTGTTATAGTTAAAGATTTTTTGGGAATGGTTGATCAAGTTTGCATCGAAATCGCACGTGACTTGCAGAAGAAGAATCCGAAAGGAATGTCTGGAtaa